ACCCATCGTAGGCGCCGCGGCCGTGGCCGGCGGCGCCGCGACGCGGAGGCCCGGTGGATCAGGTGTGGATCAGTCGTGGATCATCTGTGCGAGCCGGCGGCGATGAGGTCCCGCGCGCGGCCCCGCCCCCACTCCTCGATCTCCTCGAGCCCGACCAGGTCGAGTGCGGCGGCGTCGACGCCGTCGTGATCGTCGAGCACGTGGGCGATGACCCGGGTGATCCCCGGGAAGGGGAGCCGCCCGGCCAGGAACGCGGCGACGCACTCCTCGTTGGCGGCGTTGAGCACGGCCGGATGCGAGGCCGAGGCCGACGCGGCGGCGCGGCACAGCCCGATCGCCGGGAAGGTGTCGGAGTCGACGGGTTCGAACGTCCACGTCGTCTCCTCCTCCCACCGGCAGGGCGGGACGAGGCCCGCGACGCGGTCCGGCCAGCCGAGGCCGAGCCCGATCGGCAGCCGCATGTCGGGCGGGGAGGCCAGCGCGGCGGTCGAGCCGTCGACGAACTCGACCATCGAGTGCACGATCGACTGCGGATGCACGACCGTGGCGATCCGGTCGAGCGGCAGGTCGAAGAGCAGGTGCGCCTCGACGAGTCCCAGCCCCTGGTCGACGAGCGTGGCCGTGTTCGTGGCGACCGCCGGTCCCGTTCGCCGGGTCGGGTGGGCGAGGACCTGCTCGGGCGTCACCCCGCCCAACTCCTCCCGCGCGCGGCCGCGGAACGGCCCGCCCGAGGCCGTGAGCACGAGCCGGGCGACCTCCTCGGTACGGCCCGAACGCAGCACCTGGGCGATGGCGGAGTGCGCCGAGTCGACCGGCACGATCTGGTCGGGCCGGCTCCGGGCGGCCCGAACGAGCGCGCCCCCGGTGACGAGGGACTCCTTGTTGGCCAGGGCGACGGTCGATCCGGCACCCAGCGCGGCGAGCGTGGGCCCGAGCCCGACCGAGCCCGTGATCCCGTTGAGCACGACGTCCATGCCCGCACCCGCGATCCTCGTCGCCGCCTCGGCCCCCACGAGCACCTCCGGGCGGGCCGAGCGCCCGAGGTCGCGGCGGGCCCGGTCGAGCGCGTCCGCCGCCTCGGCGCGGTCGCCCCGGGCGAGGGCGAGCGCCTCGACCTCGAACCGGACCGCCTGCCGGGCCGCGAGCTCGAGGTTCGCCCCGCCGGCGGCCAGGGCCGTGAGCGTGAACCGATCCGGGTTGGCCGCAATGACCTCGAGGGTCTGGGTCCCGATGGATCCCGTGCTCCCGAGGAGTGTGACCGACCGGGTCATTCGACGGCGAGGAGGATGTCGACGGCGCGGTCGAGGAACGCGTCCACCGGGCCCTCGTCGTAGGCGTGGGGCCGGCGCGCCGAGGCGAATGTGACCGTGCGCAGGTCCGTCGCGGACAGGGCCCGGCCCGAGTCGAAGTAGTCGACGAGCCGGTCGAGCACGGCGTCGACCCCGGCCCGGTCGTAGCCCCGCCCGCGCCGCGGCTGCGCGAACCGCTCCCCCGCGGGCCGGTTGAGCCGCGGGTAGAGCACGGTGGCGCGCTGGGCGACGTCCGCCATCCACGCGTCCTGGCCGTGCGTCTCCATGAAGGCGGTGCGCTCGCGCTGGATGAACGCGTTCTCGAGCCGGTCGAGGGCGGCGTCCACCGCGCCCGGGCGATAACCGCCCCGGACCAGGTCGAACGCAGCCCGCCGGACGTCGTCCGCACTCATGCCGGTGCCGCCCTCGTAGGCGGCGCGCGCCTCGGCGAAGAACTCGTCGACCTGGGCGCGCTCGTAGCCCGTCGAGGTCCCGGACACCCGGGGGAACATCTGCGCCATCTACTGCTCCTCGTCGCTCGCCGTGCCGGGCCGGTCGGCACCTGCCGGCGCGGCCGACTCCCGCACCTCCGCGGCCAGTTGTCCGCAGGCGCCGTCGATATCGCTGCCGCGGGTGTCCCGCACCGTGGTCGCGATGCCCGCATGCCGCAACCGTGCCACGAACTCCTCCTCCACGTGCTTCTCACTCGCCGTCCAGATCGAACCCGGGGTCGGATTGAGCGGGATCGGGTTGACGTGGGCCCAGCCGTGGCCGCGGTCGTTCAACTCCTTGCCGAGCAGGTCGGCGCGCCAGGCGTGGTCGTTCATGTCCTTGATGAGCGCGTACTCGATGCTCACGCGCCGGCCGGTCACCTCGAAGTAGTGGCGCGCCGCGTCGAGCGCCTCGCCGACCTTCCAGCGCGAGTTGATCGGGATGAGCTCGTCGCGCAGCTCGTCGTCGGGGGCGTGCAGCGAGAGCGCGAGGGTCACGGGGATCCCCTCGTCCGCGAGCTTGCGCATCGCCGGCACGAGGCCCACGGTCGAGACCGTGATGTTGCGGGCGGACATGCCGAAGCCCTCGGGGCTCGGCGCGACCATCCGGCGCACGGCCGCCATGATCGACTTGTAGTTGGCCATCGGCTCGCCCATGCCCATGAACACGATGTTGCTCAGCCGGCTCGGCCCGCGCGCGAGCTCCCCGTCGCGGCACATCCGGGCGGCCTGGCGCACCTGTTCGACGATCTCCGCGGGCGAGAGGTTGCGGGTCAGGCCCATCTGACCGGTCGCGCAGAACGGGCAGGCCATCCCGCAGCCGGCCTGGCTCGAGACGCACAGCGTGGCGCGATCGCGATACCCCATGAGCACGGATTCGACCTTGACCCCGTCGAACAGGCTCCACAGGGTCTTGACCGTGGCCCCGCCGTCCGCTTCGAGACGACGCACCTCGCCCAGGAGGTCGGGCACCAGTTCGTCGATGGCCGCCTCGCGCATCGCGGCCGGGATGTCGGTCATGTCGGCCGCATCCCGGGTGAGATGCTCGAAGTAGTGGGTGGAGATCTGTCGGGCCCGGTAGCCGGGGAAACCGAGGTCGCGCAGGGCGGTGACGCGTTCGTCGAGGGTGAGGTCCGCCAGGTGCCGCGGCGGCTTGCCGCGGCGGGGCACGGAGAAGCTCAGGGTCGGCTTCGGGAGCGTCGCCTTCTCGTGGGCGGGCAGGACTTGGCGCTGGGAGGTCATTGCGGGCATTCTTTCAGATTCGCACTGCGGGTGCGGACCGGGCGGCGGCACACGGTCAGCCGCCGAGGGTGAGGAGCATCGCGGTGAACACGACCGGGGCGGCGATGAGGATCGAGTCGACCCGGTCGAGGATCCCGCCGTGGCCGGGCAGGAGGGATCCCATGTCCTTGACCCCGAGGTCACGCTTGATGAGCGACTCGGACAGGTCGCCGAGGGTGGCCGCCGCGACCGCGACGGCGGCGAGCACGAGGCCCACGTACCAGGGGAGGTCGAGGAGGAAGAGCGCGCCGGCCACGCCGACGAGGCCGGCGAGCACGACGGATCCGGCGAAGCCCTCCCAGGACTTCTTCGGGCTGACGGTCGGGGCGAGGGGATGGCGGCCGTAGAGCACGCCCGCGATGTAGCCGCCCGTGTCGTTGGCGATGACGAGCGCGAGGAACACGAGCACGCGCTCGGGCCCCTGGGACTGGCCGAGCATGAGTAGGAGGAAGCCGGCGAGGAAGGGGATGTAGGCCGCCGCGAGGATCGCCACGGTCGCGTCCCGCAGCGCGAGGGGGCCGCCGCCGTCGAGGACCCGCCAGATGAGCACTCCCCCGGCGGTGAGCACGAAGGCGACGAGCAGCGCCTCGGTGCCGGCGGTGTAGGCCGAGACGAGGATTCCCACGGCCCCGACCCACAGCGGCGCCAGCGGGAGCTCGATGCCCCGGGTGCGCACCGCCCGCGAGAACTCCCACAGCCCGCCGAGGCAGCCCGCCAGCACGAGGGCCACGAAGCCCCACGGCTTCGGCGGGGACCCGAACGGCACGAACAGTCCCACCCCGACCACCGCGATGAGCACCGCGGCCACCGCCAGCGCCGCGGGCAGGTTCCGGCCGGCCTTGCGCGGGGCCCGGGCAGTGGGCTCGGACGGGTCGGCGGGCCGGGTCGGGTCGGCGGGTCGAGTGGGGTCAGCCGGATCCGTGGGGTGTGCCGGGTCAGAGGGGTCGGGGTCAGAGGGATCGGCCGGATCGGTCGGCTCGGTCGGATCCGCCGGATCGGTCGGGTCGGCCGGATCGTGGGCACGTTCGGCCGCCCGCTCGGCGGCCCTGCGGTCGCGGCGGGTGGGGTGCCCCGATGCTGCCATGGACGCCTCCGGTTCTCCTCGGTGGCCCTCAGACCTCGAGGAGTTCCTTCTCCTTGCCGGCGAGCATCGAGTCGATGAGGTCGACGTGCTTCTTGGTCAGGGCGTCGAGCTCGGACTGGGCGCGGTTCACCTCGTCCTCACCGGCGTCGCCGTCCTTGCCGATGCGGTCGAGCTCCTCCTTGGCGCGGCGGCGGATATTACGCACGGAGACCCGGGCGTCCTCCCCCTTGGTCTTGGCCATGCGCACGTACTCGCGGCGGCGCTCCTCGGTCAGGGCGGGCAGCACGACCCGGATGACCTGGCCGTCGTCCGAGGGGTTGACCCCCAGGTCCGATTCGCGCAGGGCCTTGCGCACGCCGTCCATGGCCGACTTGTCGAACGGGCTGATGAGCACCGTGCGGGCCTCCGGGATGGTGAGCGAGGCGAGCTGCTGCAGCGGCGTCGGGGCACCGTAGTAGTCGACCAGGATCTTGTTGAACATCCCGGCGTTCGCGCGGCCGCTGCGGATCCCGGAGAGATCCTCACGAGCGACGTCGACGGCCTTGTCCATCTTCTCTTCGGCTTCGAAGAGGGCTTCGGTGATCACGGTGCTCCTCGGGGGTTGTGTTGGGTGGGCTGGGTGGGCGGTGCGTTCAGGCGGCGGAGACCAGGGTGCCGATCGGTTCCCCGAGCAGCGCCTTGGTCACGTTGCCGGGCTCGCTCATTCCGAACACCCGCATCCGCAGTCCATTGTCGCGGCAGAGTGCGAAGGCGGTCGAATCCACCACGCGCAGGTCGCGCTGCATCGCCTCGTCGAACGTGATGGTGTCGAGTCGGCGGGCGTCGGGATCGACCCGTGGGTCGGCGGTGTAGACGCCGTCCACGCCGTTCTTTCCCACGAGCACCTCGTCGCACCGGACCTCGAGCGCGCGCTGGATCGCGACGGTGTCGGTCGAGAAGTACGGCAGCCCGGCTCCGGCCCCGAAGACGACCGCGCGCCCCTTCTCGAGGTGGCGGATGGCGCGCAGCGGGATATAGGACTCGGCGACCTGGCCCATCGTGATCGCGGTCTGCACGCGGGTGGAGACCCCGGCCTTCTCGAGGAAGTCCTGCAGCGCGAGGGAGTTCATGACCGTGCCGAGCATGCCCATGTAGTCGGCGCGGGCCCGGTCCATGCCGTGCTGGCTCAGCTGCGCGCCGCGGAAGAAGTTGCCGCCGCCGACCACGATCGCGACCTGGATCCCGGCGGCCATCGCCTCGGCGATCTCGCGGGCCACGCCCTGGACCACCTCGGGGGCGAGCCCGATGCTGCCGCCTCCGAAGACCTCACCGGACAGTTTGAGCAGGACTCGGCGGGGGGCCGAGGGGGTCGGGCTGAGCTGGCTGGTCATGGCACCTCGCAGGTCGTGGGGATACTCGTCGACGTTACACAATGGCCCCGCCCCAACGACTAGGTGGGACGGGGCCATCGTGGTCGATCAGGAGCCGACGCGGAAACGCTCGAAGCCGGTGACGGTGCCGCCCGCTTCGGTGACGATCTGGCCGACGGACTTCTTCGGGTCCTTGGCGAAGGCCTGGTCGAGGAGCACGTGCTCCTTGTAGAAGCCGTTCATGCGGCCCTCGATGATCTTCGGCAGGGCGGCCTCGGGCTTGCCCTCGTTGCGGGCGGTCTCCTCGGCGATGCGACGCTCGTCCGCGACCTGATCGGCCGGAACCTCCTCGCGCGTGAGGTAGGCGGGCGAGTACGCGGCGATGTGCATCGCCACGTCCTTGGCCACGGCCTCACCGGCGGCGTCGGTCGCGACGAGCACGCCGACCTGCGGGGGCAGGTCCTTGTTCGTGCGGTGCAGGTACGAGGTGACCTTCTCGCCGGCGACGCGGGCGACGCGACGCACGACGATCTTCTCGCCGAGGGTGGCGGCCTGCTCGTCCACGACGGTGCCCACGGGCTTGCCGTCCGAGTCCGCGGCGAGGAGCGCCTCGAGGTCACCCGCACCGGAGGTCACGGCGGCCTCGAGCACCCGGTCGGCGAGCGCGATGAACACCTCGTTCTTCGCCACGAAGTCGGTCTCGGAGTTCACCTCGACCATGACGCCGGTCTCGCCGGCCTCGCTCGGGTTGATCGACGTGGCCACGAGGCCGTCCGAGGTCGCACGCCCCTCGCGCTTGGCAACGCCCTTGAGGCCCTTGACGCGGATGATCTCCAGCGCCTTCTCCTTGTCGCCGGCCGCCTCGTCGAGCGCCTTCTTCACGTCCATCATGCCCGCGCCGGTGGATTCGCGCAGTGCGGAGATGTCAGCGACGGTGTAATTCGCCATAAGTATTGGTCCGATCCTTCGAATCGACGGTGGTGGTCTCAGGCCTGGTCGGTCTGGTCGGTCGCCTCGACGGCGGCCTCCTCAACTGCGGTCGCCTCGACTGCGGCCTCCGCGGCGGCGGTCTCCGCCGACGGGGACGGGGCGGCGTCGGCGGCACGGGGGGTCGGCCGCATCGGCGGCGGCGTCCGCGACCTCGGCCTTGGCCTCCTCGGGAGCCTCGGCGGCCTTCGCGGCCTCCTCGCTCTCGTGAGCGGCGAGCAGTTCGCGCTCCCACTCGGCCAGCGGCTCGGCCTCGGACTCGCCGCGCTTGCCCGCACCGGCGGACCGGGCCACGAGGCCCTCGGCCGCGCCGTCGGCGATCACGCGCGTGAGCAGCGAGACCGCCCGGATCGCGTCGTCGTTACCCGGGATCGGGAAGTCGACCTCGTCCGGGTCGCAGTTGGTGTCGAGGATCGCGACGACCGGGATGTTGAGCTTGCGCGCCTCGGCGACGGCGAGGTGCTCCTTCTTGGTGTCGACGATCCAGACGGCGGAGGGCACCTTGGCCATGTCGCGCACGCCGCCGAGGGTGCGGGCGAGCTTGTCCCGCTCGCGGCGCTGCATGAGCAGTTCCTTCTTGGTGAACGCGGAGGAGGCCACGTCGTCGAAGTCGACCTCCTCGAGCTCCTTGAGGCGCTGGAGGCGCTTGTTGACCGTGCCGAAGTTCGTGAGCATTCCGCCCAGCCAGCGCTGGTTCACGAACGGCATGCCGACGCGGGTGGCCTGCTCGGCGACCGCCTCCTGGGCCTGCTTCTTCGTGCCCACGAAGAGGATGGTGCCGCCGTGGGCGACCGTCTCCTTGACGAATTCGTAGGCCCGGTCGATGTCCGCGAGGGACTTCTGCAGGTCGATGATGTAGATGCCGTTGCGCTCGGTGAAGATGAAGCGCTTCATCTTCGGGTTCCAGCGACGGGTCTGGTGTCCGAAGTGGACACCGCTCTCCAGCAGTTGACGCATGGTGACGACGGCCATGGCTCGTCCTTTCACGGCGCGGATCGCTCCGCGCGTATTCGGTTGACTCTTCGCAGGCCGGCCGGCCGTGCGAACCTGGTGCTCACGTGGGAGGGCACCGATGGAATCGGACCTCGCCCTCCGCACCCGCTGACGCGGTCGGGAGCACGCGATGTCAGTCGGCGACCCGAGGGCCGTCCGACTGCACCCCATATCGTACCGGATCGTCCGGGGCCGCTGCCATGCGCGGCCGAACCCGGAGCGTGCGACGACGGTCACGTTCTCCCGCCCTCGTTCCCGCGCCCACGCCGAGGCCCATACCCGTGCCCGTGCCCGTGCCCAGGCAAGGACACGTCCGCGCAAGGACGTGTCCTTGTAAAGACACGTTCGTGCAAGGACGCATCCAGGTCCACCGAACCGGCGCGCACCACCCGGGCCCACCCATCGGCCGCACGGGGCAGGCCGGGGGCGGGGGCGTGCGGGAACCGGTGGGAGCACCGGCTCGGCGGGCGTGCTGGGCCTGCGGGTGTACCGGGACTGCGGGTGTACCGGGACTGCGGGTGTACCGGGACTGCGGGTGTGCCGGGACTGAGGGTCGGACTGGGCGGGTGGGTCGGGCCCGCGGGCATGCCGAGCCTGCCGGTCGGGCCTGCGTGTCGGACTGGGCGGGCGCCGGCCGACGCGGCAGGCTGGGGCCATGGTCGCTCACGGTTCCGGCATTGCCGCGCGCGATCGGCTGCGTCCGGCCTCGCCGCGGACGCTGCTTCGCGCCCGGCCCGGGGATGAGCCGCTGCTCGCGGCCTTCGCGGCGACCCTGCTGCTGCGGCGCGGCCTGAGTGAGCACACCGCACGAAATTATCGGGCCGACGTCATCTCGCTGCTGCTCTCCCTGCCCGCCGCCGGCGGGGACGGCGGGCGTGCCGCCATGGACAGCTCCGCGCGCGCCGCCGAGCCCCAGCGGCCCCAGCAGCCCCAGCAGGCCAGGGAGCCCCAGCGGCCCAGGGAGTCCCAGCAGCCCCGGCGGTCCGAGCAGACCGAGTCCGAGCAGTCCGAGCAGACCGAGCAGACCGAGCAGTCCGAGCAGACCGTGCACACCGAGCAGACCGAGCAGCCAGGGGGGCCCAAGGAGCCGGTGGAGCACACGGATCTCGCGGCACTCGACCTCGCGGCGCTGCGCTCCTGGCTGGCCGGGCAGACCCAGGCCGGCCTGGCCCGGGCGACGCTCGCACGCCGGGCCGCGGCCGCACGCACGTTCAGCTCCTGGGCGCACGAGGAGGGTCTGCTCGCGCACGATCCGGCGCTGCGGCTGCAGGCTCCCCGGCCCGATCAGGTGCTGCCGACCGTGCTGAGCGAGGGCGAGGCCGAGTCGGTGCTCACCCGCGCCGAGGTCGAGGCCCGCGACGGCGGAGCGCCTCAGATCCGCGACTGGGCGGTGCTCGAGGTGCTGTACGCCAGCGGTGCCCGGGTGAGTGAGGTCGTCGGCCTCGACACCGACGACGTCGATCTCGACCAGCGCCTGCTGCGGGTGCTCGGAAAGGGCGGCAAGGAGCGGATGGTCCCGATCGGAGTGCCCGCGGCGCGCGCCCTGGCGGCCTGGCTCGCCCGGCGCGGGGACCTGGTCACCGCGGCCTCGGGCCCGGCCCTCTTCCTGGGCGCCCGAGGCGGACGGTACGGCGCGCGGATGGTGCGCGACGTCGTCCATAGGATCGCGACGCGGGCGGGCGTGCGCGACATCGCCCCGCACGGCCTGCGGCACTCGGCCGCGACGCACCTGCTCACCGGCGGCGCGGATCTGCGGGCGGTGCAGGAGGTGCTCGGGCACTCCTCGCTGCAGACGACCCAGCGGTACACGCACGTGAGCCCCGAACGGCTGCGGGCGGTGTTCACCCAGGCACACCCGCGGGCGTGAGTCGCTCCGGCACGGCCGAGCACGGTCACTCGAGCGGGTAGAGCCGGATGACCGGCGGACGCAGCAGCCCGAGCGGGTCGACATAGGCGTCCCTGCCGGTCCGCGCTCCCCAGTGCAGGCACGAGGTGGCGCCGCAGTGCTCGCCGGCGGTGAGCTCGCCGATCGGCTCCCCCGCCCGCACGGGATCGCCCCGGGCGAGCGGGCCGGTCACGGGCTGATAGGTGGTGCGGATCCCGTCGGGGTGGTCGATGCTCACGACGGGCGTGCCGGCGACCGTGCCCGCGAAGGCGACGGTGCCGTCGGCCGCCGCGCGGACCGGCGATCCGACCTCGGCGGCGAGGTCCACACCGCGGTGTCCCGCGAGCCAGGGCTGCGCGGGCGGGTCGAAGGCGCGCAGGACCACCGGGTCATGATCGACCGGGCCGACCGGCGCGACGTAGCCGGATGCGCCGGGCGGGTCGGGCAGGGCCGGCTGGTCGGGCGGGCCGGACAGGTCGGGCGGGGCGCCCTCGGGCGGGTTCGAGGCCGCCGCGGGCATGGCGACGAGGAGCACGACCGCGGCCAGGAACCCGACGAGGAGGCGGCGACTGCTCATCGGGCCCGCCGCCAGCCGTCGCCGTGCCGGGCGACCTTCCCGGCCAGTTCGAGCACCCCGAGCGCGCGGATGACGGCCGCGGGGGCGAGCCCGGCGACCCGCACGAGCGCGTCGACGCCGGTCGCCGCGCGCACGGGCAGGGCGTCGAGGACCTGCGCCGTCTCCGGATCGAGGTCGTCGAGGAGCCCCGCGGGCACCTCCGCCGGGCGCGGGTCGACCGAGCCGATCGGTCCGGCGAGCTCGAGCAGCTCCTCCTCGTCCGTGATGCAGGTGGCGACCTGGTCGCGCAGGAGCCGGTGGCAGCCCGCGCTGGCCGGCGAGGTGACCGGCCCGGGCACGGCCCCGACGGGCCGGAGCAGGCCGGCGGCATGATGGGCCGTGCTCAGCGCGCCGCTGCGCCAAGCCGCCTCGACCACCACGACGGCGGCCGTGGCCGCGGCGATGAGGCGGTTGCGCTGGAGGAATCGCTGGCGCATCGGCGCCGAGCCGGGTGGCGCCTCGGAGACGACCGCGCCGCGCTCGATCACGGACTCGAGCAGCGGGGTGTGCGCGCCCGGGTAGAACCGGTCGACTCCCCCGGCCTGATAGGCGACGGTCGTGCCGCCGACCTCGAGGGTGGCCCGGTGGGCGGCCGCGTCGATGCCGAACGCGCCACCGGAGGTGACCACGAGCCCGGCGTCGGCGGCCGCACCGGCGAGCCGGCCGGTCACGTGCTGCCCGTAGTGGGTGCAGGCGCGCGCGCCGACGAGGGACACGGCCGGCCGGGAGATCGCCTCGATCACGCCGCGCACCCACAGGCACGGCGGCGCCCCGGGGCCCAGGTCGGTCAGCCCGGCGGGCCACCCGGCCCCCTCCGGGGTGAGCACGGCACCGGCGAGGCGGTCGATCGCGTCGTGTTCGCGGCGCGGGTCGAGGTCGCGCAGTCGGGGCCGCCAGTTGCGGGCGCTGCGGGCCCAGGCCGCATGTGGGGGCATCCCCGGGGGACCGTCCGCCCCGCCGGTGGCCAGCCAGTCGAGGGCCGCGACCGGGCCGATGCCCGCGAGGAGGCAGCCGGCGACCCGATCGCCGGGTTCGATGATTCGCGACCAGGCGATCCGCGCCAGCAGCGGATCGGTCGCGTCATATGAGAGCGGGGTCATGTTCGCCTCCAGAGCGCAGCACGAGGGCGGTGCCGAGGTGGTCGACCCGCGGGCGTTCGGCACCGGCGAGATCGGCGACGGTCCAGGCGAGCCGCAGCACCCGGTCGATGCCGCGCAGGCTGAGACGGCCCTGATCGAGCTGGCGCTCGAGCAACCGGAGGCAGTCCGGAGCGACCTGCTTGGTCTGCTCCCGCAGCCACGGCCCGGGCACCTCGCCGTTCGTGCCCCACGGGGTGCCCGCGAGCCGCTCGCGCTGGCGATGGCGGGCCCGCCGCACCCGAGCCGCGACGGTCGCGGTGTCCTCGCCGGCGCGGGCGGCCTCGACGCGGGTGATCCGCCCGACGGTCACCCGGATGTCGACCCGGTCGAGGAGTGGGCCCGAGAGTCGGTTCTCGTACCGCCGCCGCACCTGCGCGGAGCAGGTGCAGTCGATGCCCTTGCCGCTCCCCTTCCCGCACGGGCAGGGGTTGGCGGCGAGCACGAGTTGGAACCGGGCGGGGTAGCGGGCGCTGGCGTAGGAGCGCTGCAGCACGAGCTCACCGTGTTCGAGCGGCTGGCGCAGCGAGTCGAGCACGTGCGGGGCGAACTCGGGCGACTCGTCGAGGAAGAGCACGCCGAGGTGGGCGCGCGAGGCCGACCCCGGCCGCGGGATCCCCGATCCGCCCCCGA
The window above is part of the Pseudactinotalea sp. HY158 genome. Proteins encoded here:
- a CDS encoding DivIVA domain-containing protein — translated: MAQMFPRVSGTSTGYERAQVDEFFAEARAAYEGGTGMSADDVRRAAFDLVRGGYRPGAVDAALDRLENAFIQRERTAFMETHGQDAWMADVAQRATVLYPRLNRPAGERFAQPRRGRGYDRAGVDAVLDRLVDYFDSGRALSATDLRTVTFASARRPHAYDEGPVDAFLDRAVDILLAVE
- the dxr gene encoding 1-deoxy-D-xylulose-5-phosphate reductoisomerase gives rise to the protein MTRSVTLLGSTGSIGTQTLEVIAANPDRFTLTALAAGGANLELAARQAVRFEVEALALARGDRAEAADALDRARRDLGRSARPEVLVGAEAATRIAGAGMDVVLNGITGSVGLGPTLAALGAGSTVALANKESLVTGGALVRAARSRPDQIVPVDSAHSAIAQVLRSGRTEEVARLVLTASGGPFRGRAREELGGVTPEQVLAHPTRRTGPAVATNTATLVDQGLGLVEAHLLFDLPLDRIATVVHPQSIVHSMVEFVDGSTAALASPPDMRLPIGLGLGWPDRVAGLVPPCRWEEETTWTFEPVDSDTFPAIGLCRAAASASASHPAVLNAANEECVAAFLAGRLPFPGITRVIAHVLDDHDGVDAAALDLVGLEEIEEWGRGRARDLIAAGSHR
- a CDS encoding M23 family metallopeptidase, with translation MSSRRLLVGFLAAVVLLVAMPAAASNPPEGAPPDLSGPPDQPALPDPPGASGYVAPVGPVDHDPVVLRAFDPPAQPWLAGHRGVDLAAEVGSPVRAAADGTVAFAGTVAGTPVVSIDHPDGIRTTYQPVTGPLARGDPVRAGEPIGELTAGEHCGATSCLHWGARTGRDAYVDPLGLLRPPVIRLYPLE
- a CDS encoding phosphatidate cytidylyltransferase: MAASGHPTRRDRRAAERAAERAHDPADPTDPADPTEPTDPADPSDPDPSDPAHPTDPADPTRPADPTRPADPSEPTARAPRKAGRNLPAALAVAAVLIAVVGVGLFVPFGSPPKPWGFVALVLAGCLGGLWEFSRAVRTRGIELPLAPLWVGAVGILVSAYTAGTEALLVAFVLTAGGVLIWRVLDGGGPLALRDATVAILAAAYIPFLAGFLLLMLGQSQGPERVLVFLALVIANDTGGYIAGVLYGRHPLAPTVSPKKSWEGFAGSVVLAGLVGVAGALFLLDLPWYVGLVLAAVAVAAATLGDLSESLIKRDLGVKDMGSLLPGHGGILDRVDSILIAAPVVFTAMLLTLGG
- a CDS encoding tyrosine-type recombinase/integrase codes for the protein MVAHGSGIAARDRLRPASPRTLLRARPGDEPLLAAFAATLLLRRGLSEHTARNYRADVISLLLSLPAAGGDGGRAAMDSSARAAEPQRPQQPQQAREPQRPRESQQPRRSEQTESEQSEQTEQTEQSEQTVHTEQTEQPGGPKEPVEHTDLAALDLAALRSWLAGQTQAGLARATLARRAAAARTFSSWAHEEGLLAHDPALRLQAPRPDQVLPTVLSEGEAESVLTRAEVEARDGGAPQIRDWAVLEVLYASGARVSEVVGLDTDDVDLDQRLLRVLGKGGKERMVPIGVPAARALAAWLARRGDLVTAASGPALFLGARGGRYGARMVRDVVHRIATRAGVRDIAPHGLRHSAATHLLTGGADLRAVQEVLGHSSLQTTQRYTHVSPERLRAVFTQAHPRA
- the tsf gene encoding translation elongation factor Ts; amino-acid sequence: MANYTVADISALRESTGAGMMDVKKALDEAAGDKEKALEIIRVKGLKGVAKREGRATSDGLVATSINPSEAGETGVMVEVNSETDFVAKNEVFIALADRVLEAAVTSGAGDLEALLAADSDGKPVGTVVDEQAATLGEKIVVRRVARVAGEKVTSYLHRTNKDLPPQVGVLVATDAAGEAVAKDVAMHIAAYSPAYLTREEVPADQVADERRIAEETARNEGKPEAALPKIIEGRMNGFYKEHVLLDQAFAKDPKKSVGQIVTEAGGTVTGFERFRVGS
- a CDS encoding DNA-processing protein DprA, with the translated sequence MTPLSYDATDPLLARIAWSRIIEPGDRVAGCLLAGIGPVAALDWLATGGADGPPGMPPHAAWARSARNWRPRLRDLDPRREHDAIDRLAGAVLTPEGAGWPAGLTDLGPGAPPCLWVRGVIEAISRPAVSLVGARACTHYGQHVTGRLAGAAADAGLVVTSGGAFGIDAAAHRATLEVGGTTVAYQAGGVDRFYPGAHTPLLESVIERGAVVSEAPPGSAPMRQRFLQRNRLIAAATAAVVVVEAAWRSGALSTAHHAAGLLRPVGAVPGPVTSPASAGCHRLLRDQVATCITDEEELLELAGPIGSVDPRPAEVPAGLLDDLDPETAQVLDALPVRAATGVDALVRVAGLAPAAVIRALGVLELAGKVARHGDGWRRAR
- the pyrH gene encoding UMP kinase encodes the protein MTSQLSPTPSAPRRVLLKLSGEVFGGGSIGLAPEVVQGVAREIAEAMAAGIQVAIVVGGGNFFRGAQLSQHGMDRARADYMGMLGTVMNSLALQDFLEKAGVSTRVQTAITMGQVAESYIPLRAIRHLEKGRAVVFGAGAGLPYFSTDTVAIQRALEVRCDEVLVGKNGVDGVYTADPRVDPDARRLDTITFDEAMQRDLRVVDSTAFALCRDNGLRMRVFGMSEPGNVTKALLGEPIGTLVSAA
- the frr gene encoding ribosome recycling factor; translation: MITEALFEAEEKMDKAVDVAREDLSGIRSGRANAGMFNKILVDYYGAPTPLQQLASLTIPEARTVLISPFDKSAMDGVRKALRESDLGVNPSDDGQVIRVVLPALTEERRREYVRMAKTKGEDARVSVRNIRRRAKEELDRIGKDGDAGEDEVNRAQSELDALTKKHVDLIDSMLAGKEKELLEV
- the rlmN gene encoding 23S rRNA (adenine(2503)-C(2))-methyltransferase RlmN, with translation MTSQRQVLPAHEKATLPKPTLSFSVPRRGKPPRHLADLTLDERVTALRDLGFPGYRARQISTHYFEHLTRDAADMTDIPAAMREAAIDELVPDLLGEVRRLEADGGATVKTLWSLFDGVKVESVLMGYRDRATLCVSSQAGCGMACPFCATGQMGLTRNLSPAEIVEQVRQAARMCRDGELARGPSRLSNIVFMGMGEPMANYKSIMAAVRRMVAPSPEGFGMSARNITVSTVGLVPAMRKLADEGIPVTLALSLHAPDDELRDELIPINSRWKVGEALDAARHYFEVTGRRVSIEYALIKDMNDHAWRADLLGKELNDRGHGWAHVNPIPLNPTPGSIWTASEKHVEEEFVARLRHAGIATTVRDTRGSDIDGACGQLAAEVRESAAPAGADRPGTASDEEQ